From a region of the Teredinibacter turnerae genome:
- a CDS encoding DNA translocase FtsK: protein MFVIAKTNLIGEKNSIVPDYRREKLTRNKFGYNSPKNLSYFILKAKKRSTRIILSKIVAGTEDPAEKSPIAVRIIREGVLIGLVLTCAYIALALFTYSTSDPGWSSSGNGTVDNAGGPAGAWLSDVFFSLFGALAYLFPLMLAYQVVLQLRERRAFQPDLLIFAVRFVGFILVMVAATGLAVMQYGTESTYLPFSAGGYLGLTTATAIHGAFGYMGGSLLLLAMLLFGLTIFAEISWFAVMDALGAAVLRFIAHVKQKREARKRAKQEQREAQAAVAQRREAAKVHVAKVKEKIPPKIEPPKKKPEPSERVNREKQQKLEFDDTPPVGDLPPLELLEPADKKSDKGYSEESLEAMSRLLELKLKDFGVIADVVAVLPGPVVTRFEIQPAPGVKVSKISNLAKDLARSLAVISVRVVEVIPGKSVVGVEIPNEHREMVRLSEVIGAEAYDKSKSPLTLALGHDISGEAVVADLARMPHLLVAGTTGSGKSVGVNSMLVSMLYKSTPEEVRLILVDPKMLELSVYDGIPHLLTPVITDMKDAATGLRWCVGEMERRYKLMASLGVRNISGYNKKVRDAEKAGAPIPDPLWTPEDDGVVELENATAPDLTTMPFIVVVIDEFADMMMIVGKKVEQLIARIAQKARAAGIHMILATQRPSVDVITGLIKANVPTRMAFQVSSKIDSRTILDQGGAEQLLGHGDMLFLPPGTAHTVRVHGAFIDDHEVHKVVADWKKRGEPDYLDDILSEEVSSIPVPGFSSEGDEDGKSESDPLYDEAVAFVTETRKASISSVQRKLRIGYNRAARLIEDMEMAGVVTPMSSNGSREVLAPPPPK, encoded by the coding sequence ATGTTTGTCATAGCCAAAACTAATCTGATAGGTGAAAAAAACAGCATTGTCCCGGATTATCGCAGGGAAAAACTGACGCGTAACAAATTCGGGTACAATAGCCCGAAAAATTTGTCATATTTTATCCTAAAAGCTAAGAAACGCAGCACGAGAATTATCTTGAGTAAAATAGTAGCCGGTACTGAAGATCCCGCCGAAAAATCCCCCATTGCTGTACGCATAATACGCGAAGGAGTGTTGATTGGCCTTGTGTTGACGTGCGCCTATATTGCGCTGGCGCTGTTTACTTACAGTACGTCTGACCCGGGGTGGTCATCGTCGGGCAATGGTACCGTCGACAATGCCGGTGGCCCGGCTGGTGCCTGGCTTTCTGATGTATTTTTCTCGCTGTTCGGCGCTCTCGCCTATCTATTCCCGCTAATGCTGGCCTATCAAGTGGTCTTGCAGCTGCGCGAACGGCGGGCATTTCAGCCAGACCTGCTGATTTTTGCCGTTCGTTTTGTGGGGTTTATCCTGGTGATGGTCGCCGCTACTGGCTTGGCGGTTATGCAGTATGGAACTGAAAGTACCTACTTGCCGTTTTCCGCAGGCGGGTACTTGGGGTTAACAACTGCAACCGCGATTCATGGCGCCTTCGGCTATATGGGTGGGAGTCTGCTGCTTCTGGCGATGCTCCTATTTGGCCTCACGATTTTCGCAGAGATTTCCTGGTTCGCAGTCATGGATGCACTGGGCGCCGCCGTGTTGCGATTTATTGCGCATGTGAAGCAAAAGCGTGAAGCAAGAAAGCGCGCTAAACAGGAGCAACGCGAAGCGCAAGCAGCGGTGGCGCAACGCCGTGAAGCGGCCAAAGTTCACGTGGCGAAAGTGAAAGAAAAAATTCCACCCAAAATTGAGCCACCCAAGAAAAAGCCAGAACCCAGCGAACGTGTTAATCGGGAAAAACAGCAGAAACTGGAGTTTGACGATACTCCGCCCGTCGGTGATTTGCCGCCGCTAGAGTTACTTGAACCGGCAGACAAGAAAAGCGACAAAGGCTACTCGGAAGAGTCTCTGGAGGCCATGTCGCGTCTGCTGGAGCTAAAGCTGAAAGATTTTGGCGTTATAGCGGATGTGGTGGCGGTGCTGCCTGGGCCAGTGGTTACCCGGTTTGAGATTCAACCGGCGCCTGGTGTGAAAGTCAGCAAAATTTCCAATTTGGCCAAAGATCTCGCGCGCTCGCTGGCGGTGATCAGTGTGCGCGTTGTGGAGGTGATTCCAGGTAAATCGGTGGTGGGAGTGGAAATTCCCAACGAGCACCGCGAAATGGTGCGCTTAAGCGAAGTTATCGGTGCGGAGGCGTACGATAAGTCCAAGTCACCACTGACCTTAGCGCTCGGGCATGATATTTCCGGTGAGGCTGTGGTTGCCGATCTTGCGCGTATGCCGCATTTGTTGGTGGCGGGTACAACTGGCTCGGGTAAATCGGTTGGGGTGAACTCCATGCTGGTGAGCATGTTGTACAAATCAACGCCAGAAGAGGTGAGGCTGATTCTTGTCGACCCCAAAATGCTTGAATTGTCGGTGTACGACGGTATTCCTCATCTGCTGACGCCGGTGATTACCGACATGAAAGATGCCGCCACCGGTTTGCGTTGGTGCGTAGGCGAGATGGAGCGGCGCTATAAGTTGATGGCGTCTCTCGGGGTACGGAACATCAGCGGTTACAACAAAAAAGTGCGCGACGCTGAGAAGGCCGGGGCGCCGATCCCCGACCCACTCTGGACACCCGAAGATGATGGCGTGGTCGAGCTGGAAAACGCAACCGCACCGGATCTGACCACCATGCCGTTTATTGTGGTGGTGATCGACGAATTCGCCGACATGATGATGATCGTCGGCAAGAAGGTGGAACAGTTGATCGCGCGTATTGCCCAAAAAGCACGGGCTGCGGGTATCCACATGATACTGGCGACCCAGCGCCCGTCGGTGGATGTCATTACTGGTCTAATCAAGGCGAATGTGCCGACCCGAATGGCGTTTCAGGTGTCTTCGAAAATCGATTCCCGAACGATTCTGGACCAAGGCGGTGCGGAACAACTTCTCGGGCACGGTGACATGCTCTTTTTGCCACCGGGCACCGCACATACCGTGCGCGTTCACGGCGCGTTTATTGACGACCACGAAGTGCATAAAGTAGTCGCGGATTGGAAAAAGCGCGGGGAACCTGATTACCTGGACGATATTCTAAGCGAAGAGGTTTCCAGCATCCCGGTACCGGGGTTCAGTTCCGAGGGAGATGAGGACGGCAAGTCCGAGTCCGATCCACTGTACGACGAAGCCGTAGCATTTGTGACTGAAACGCGCAAAGCCAGCATCTCTTCTGTGCAGCGAAAATTGCGCATAGGGTACAACCGCGCTGCGCGGCTAATTGAAGATATGGAAATGGCGGGTGTTGTCACTCCAATGAGTTCGAACGGCAGCCGCGAAGTCCTTGCTCCACCACCACCTAAGTAG